A genomic window from Flavobacterium sp. I3-2 includes:
- the aroQ gene encoding type II 3-dehydroquinate dehydratase codes for MKIIIINGPNLNLLGKREPNIYGNETFENHFTSLKKQFNNIDLVYFQSNIEGELIDKIQEVGFEFDGIILNAGAYTHTSIAIADAISSITTPVIEVHISNTFARESFRHKSYLSNVCKGIIVGFGLKSYNLALQSLL; via the coding sequence ATGAAAATCATCATCATTAACGGTCCAAATCTTAATTTACTAGGTAAGAGAGAGCCAAATATTTATGGCAATGAAACTTTTGAAAATCATTTTACTTCCTTAAAAAAACAATTTAACAATATTGATTTAGTTTATTTTCAAAGCAATATTGAAGGAGAATTGATTGATAAAATTCAAGAAGTCGGTTTTGAATTTGATGGAATTATTTTAAATGCTGGTGCTTATACACATACTTCTATTGCTATCGCAGATGCCATTTCGAGTATAACAACACCTGTTATTGAAGTTCATATTTCAAATACTTTTGCTAGAGAATCCTTTAGACACAAGTCTTACCTTTCAAATGTTTGTAAAGGTATTATTGTTGGTTTTGGTTTAAAGTCTTACAATCTTGCATTGCAATCTTTGTTATAA
- a CDS encoding M23 family metallopeptidase, producing MKNFITAFLLFSNFIYSQDYPQDYFGKPLGIDMNVTGSFGELRYNHFHSGIDFSSNRKIGEPVFAVADGEVVRIQINEKGYGKVVYIKHPNGFTSVYAHLNDYYGGIRDYVKASQYKEKKYALEMFPLKHELLVKKGDIIGYVGNTGSSGGPHLHYEIRDTQSEEIINPFLFGIGYLISDVEKPIINALVVYPVSTDAVTNGENVPLILSLNKQSDGVYISEKVKAKGTIGFGINSYDVMNNRYSKNGVYKIETYLNGSKTYEMIFDRFSFDETRKINLVIDYERLGLTKDRVQKLFKSTNFDLNLIKSIKNNGKISIEEYDSYNYKIVISDFHNNKTEINVPITFSDDQAQLVSNPIQNLKRIDSKRDYILSESNGTIEWPALTFYEDCELEIVFTENEIKIHRDLIPLDKSITVQFDLLNSDINPEKAFIGLVNGNSISYFHTWKKDNKLSIRTKSLGTYKIFEDLEAASIKSFNFTEGNNLTENDVLVFEVEDSLSGIKEINGYVNDQWALFEYEYKDKKITHQLKDGIAKKGLNKVLISVTDQVGNNSTFETNFQMK from the coding sequence ATGAAGAATTTTATAACAGCATTTCTTCTCTTTTCCAATTTTATCTATTCTCAAGATTATCCGCAAGATTATTTTGGTAAACCACTTGGAATTGATATGAATGTAACTGGTAGTTTTGGTGAATTGCGATATAATCATTTTCATTCAGGAATTGATTTTAGTAGTAATCGAAAAATTGGAGAACCTGTTTTTGCGGTGGCTGATGGAGAAGTTGTGCGCATTCAAATAAATGAAAAAGGATATGGTAAAGTTGTTTATATCAAACATCCAAATGGATTTACTTCTGTTTATGCGCATTTAAATGATTATTATGGAGGAATTCGTGATTATGTAAAAGCAAGTCAATATAAAGAAAAAAAATATGCTCTTGAAATGTTTCCGTTAAAGCATGAATTGCTAGTTAAAAAAGGTGATATTATTGGATATGTCGGAAATACTGGAAGTTCTGGTGGACCGCATTTACATTATGAAATTCGTGATACGCAAAGCGAAGAAATTATAAATCCGTTTTTGTTTGGTATTGGTTATTTGATTTCTGATGTTGAAAAACCCATAATTAATGCATTGGTCGTTTATCCAGTTTCGACAGATGCAGTTACAAACGGTGAAAATGTTCCCTTGATTTTGAGTTTAAACAAACAAAGCGACGGAGTTTACATTTCAGAAAAAGTAAAAGCCAAAGGAACGATTGGTTTTGGTATAAATTCCTATGATGTTATGAATAACCGTTATTCAAAAAACGGTGTTTATAAAATCGAAACGTATTTGAATGGATCAAAAACATACGAAATGATTTTTGACCGATTTAGTTTTGATGAAACTCGTAAAATTAATTTAGTTATCGATTATGAACGTTTAGGTTTAACCAAAGATCGCGTTCAAAAACTTTTTAAGAGTACAAATTTTGATTTGAATTTAATTAAGTCGATTAAGAATAACGGAAAAATTAGTATCGAAGAATATGACTCATACAACTATAAAATTGTAATTTCAGATTTTCATAATAATAAAACAGAAATTAATGTTCCGATTACTTTTAGTGATGACCAAGCCCAATTAGTTTCAAATCCAATTCAAAATTTAAAACGAATTGATTCCAAACGAGATTATATTTTGTCAGAAAGCAATGGAACAATTGAATGGCCAGCCTTGACTTTTTATGAAGATTGTGAACTCGAAATCGTTTTTACAGAAAATGAGATTAAAATACATCGCGATTTAATTCCGCTAGACAAAAGTATAACGGTTCAGTTTGATTTATTAAATTCGGATATAAATCCAGAAAAAGCTTTTATAGGTCTTGTAAACGGAAATTCAATTTCTTATTTTCACACTTGGAAAAAAGATAATAAACTAAGTATTCGAACAAAAAGCTTAGGAACATATAAAATTTTTGAAGATTTAGAAGCTGCTTCAATCAAATCTTTTAATTTTACAGAAGGCAATAATCTTACAGAAAATGACGTTCTCGTTTTTGAAGTTGAAGATAGTTTATCTGGAATTAAAGAAATAAACGGTTATGTAAATGATCAATGGGCTTTGTTTGAATACGAATATAAAGATAAAAAAATCACACATCAATTAAAAGATGGAATTGCCAAAAAAGGTTTGAATAAAGTATTGATTTCGGTTACCGATCAAGTCGGAAATAATAGTACTTTTGAAACCAACTTTCAAATGAAATAA
- a CDS encoding porin family protein: MSANILKILGVFAENQKIFTIAAFIAIGFSANAQQEVKYGPKAGVNFANLSNTESSKMLTGFYVGGVAEIKFSDKFSVQPELMYSAQGAKSKYSETFSGLTVDYKETFKLDYISIPILAKYYIAEGFSVEAGPQFSFLVKSEIKSEGSALGVSETEKTDMKDFTNSFDFGIGAGVAYDLANGFFANARYNFGLTDVWNENEGKSVNNGVIQVGVGYKF; encoded by the coding sequence TTGAGCGCTAATATACTAAAAATATTAGGTGTGTTTGCGGAGAATCAGAAAATTTTTACTATCGCTGCGTTTATCGCAATCGGATTTAGTGCTAACGCACAACAAGAGGTGAAATACGGTCCTAAAGCAGGGGTCAATTTTGCAAATCTTTCTAATACTGAAAGTTCTAAAATGCTAACAGGTTTTTATGTTGGTGGAGTTGCAGAAATTAAATTTTCTGACAAATTTTCTGTACAACCAGAGTTAATGTATTCTGCTCAGGGTGCTAAGTCTAAATATTCAGAAACTTTTTCTGGTCTAACTGTTGATTACAAAGAAACTTTTAAATTAGATTATATTAGTATTCCAATTTTGGCGAAATATTATATTGCTGAAGGTTTTTCTGTTGAAGCAGGGCCACAATTTAGTTTTTTAGTTAAATCTGAAATTAAATCAGAAGGAAGTGCTTTAGGTGTTTCTGAAACAGAAAAAACAGATATGAAAGATTTTACAAATTCATTTGATTTTGGTATTGGTGCAGGTGTTGCTTACGATTTAGCAAATGGATTCTTTGCCAATGCTCGTTACAATTTTGGTTTAACAGATGTTTGGAATGAAAACGAAGGTAAATCTGTTAATAATGGAGTTATTCAAGTTGGTGTAGGATATAAATTCTAA
- the rny gene encoding ribonuclease Y, whose product MDTVIFIIISVIAGAGIGFAIAKYLEKNNASSILKNAQNESKTILKDARIEAESIKKEKILQAKEKFIELKAEHEQVILSRDKKIAEVEKRTRDKESQISSELAKAKKAAEESEKKISEYETKLEIVETKSEEVEKMHKIQVEKLELIAGLSAEEAKNQLVESLKAEAKTSAMSHIQDTIEEAKMQAQQEAKKIIINTIQRVGTEEAIENCVSVFNIESDDVKGRIIGREGRNIRALEAATGVEIIVDDTPEAIILSCFDPVRREIARLALHRLVTDGRIHPARIEEVVAKTAKQIDEEIIETGKRTVIDLGIHGLHPELIKTIGRMKYRSSYGQNLLHHSREVAKLCGIMAAELGLNVKLAKRAGLLHDIGKVPDTESDLPHALLGMQWAEKYGEKPEVCNAIGAHHDEIEMTSLISPIIQVCDAISGARPGARRQVLDSYIQRLKDLEGIAHGFGGVKNAYAIQAGRELRVIVDCEKVTDEMAANLSFEISQKIQTEMTYPGQVKITVIRETRAVNIAK is encoded by the coding sequence ATGGATACAGTAATATTTATTATCATTAGTGTTATTGCTGGAGCAGGAATAGGATTTGCAATTGCAAAATATCTAGAAAAAAACAACGCTTCTTCAATATTAAAAAACGCACAAAACGAATCGAAAACTATTCTTAAAGATGCGCGTATAGAAGCAGAATCTATCAAAAAAGAAAAAATTCTTCAGGCAAAAGAAAAATTCATTGAACTTAAAGCTGAACACGAACAAGTAATTTTATCTCGCGATAAGAAAATAGCTGAGGTAGAAAAAAGAACTCGCGATAAAGAATCTCAAATCTCAAGTGAATTAGCAAAAGCGAAAAAAGCTGCCGAAGAAAGCGAGAAAAAAATCAGTGAATACGAAACAAAACTTGAAATTGTTGAAACCAAATCTGAAGAAGTAGAAAAAATGCATAAGATTCAAGTTGAAAAACTGGAATTAATTGCTGGACTATCTGCTGAAGAAGCAAAAAATCAATTGGTAGAAAGTTTAAAAGCTGAAGCAAAAACATCTGCAATGTCGCACATTCAAGACACTATTGAAGAAGCGAAAATGCAAGCGCAGCAAGAAGCTAAAAAAATCATCATCAACACCATTCAGCGTGTAGGAACAGAAGAAGCCATTGAGAACTGTGTTTCTGTTTTTAATATCGAATCAGACGATGTAAAAGGTAGAATCATTGGTCGTGAAGGAAGAAATATTCGTGCTTTAGAAGCTGCAACTGGAGTTGAAATCATTGTTGATGATACACCAGAAGCTATTATTCTTTCTTGTTTTGACCCCGTTCGAAGAGAAATTGCACGTTTAGCACTTCACCGTTTGGTTACCGACGGACGTATTCACCCAGCTAGAATAGAAGAAGTAGTTGCAAAAACAGCTAAACAAATAGACGAAGAGATTATTGAAACTGGTAAACGAACGGTAATTGATTTAGGCATTCATGGATTACATCCTGAATTAATCAAAACAATTGGACGTATGAAATACCGTTCTTCATACGGACAAAACTTACTTCACCACTCAAGAGAAGTTGCAAAACTTTGTGGAATTATGGCTGCTGAACTAGGATTGAATGTAAAACTTGCAAAACGCGCTGGATTATTACATGATATCGGAAAAGTACCAGATACTGAAAGTGATTTACCACACGCACTTTTAGGAATGCAATGGGCAGAGAAATATGGTGAAAAACCTGAAGTTTGTAACGCAATTGGAGCCCACCATGACGAAATAGAAATGACTTCATTGATTTCTCCAATCATACAAGTTTGTGATGCAATTTCTGGAGCAAGACCTGGAGCAAGAAGACAAGTATTAGATTCTTACATCCAACGTTTAAAAGACCTTGAAGGAATAGCTCACGGATTCGGAGGTGTTAAAAATGCTTACGCGATTCAAGCTGGTAGAGAACTTCGAGTAATCGTAGATTGTGAAAAAGTAACAGATGAAATGGCAGCAAATCTTTCTTTTGAAATTTCGCAAAAAATTCAAACTGAAATGACTTATCCAGGACAAGTAAAAATTACTGTCATCAGAGAAACCAGAGCTGTTAACATAGCTAAATAA
- a CDS encoding Dps family protein: MNILGLPIKETEENINSLNTLLANFQIYYQSLRGLHWNIRGKRFFDLHVKFEELYNNAQLRIDGIAERVLTLGGVPLHTFDDYMQRNKLIVGKNISADEKAVELIIDSLSKLLVIEREILETASSINDEGTTSMMSDLIVEQEKDIWMMKAFLG; encoded by the coding sequence ATGAACATTTTAGGCTTACCAATAAAAGAAACAGAAGAAAATATTAACTCATTAAATACTTTATTAGCGAATTTTCAAATTTATTATCAATCGTTAAGAGGTTTACATTGGAATATCAGAGGGAAACGTTTTTTTGATTTACATGTAAAATTTGAAGAATTATACAATAACGCTCAATTGCGCATTGATGGTATTGCAGAACGTGTTTTAACTTTAGGTGGTGTTCCTTTGCATACTTTTGATGATTATATGCAACGTAATAAATTAATTGTTGGAAAAAATATTTCTGCAGATGAAAAAGCTGTTGAATTAATTATTGACTCGTTGTCTAAGTTGCTAGTTATTGAAAGAGAAATTTTAGAAACAGCTTCTTCTATTAATGATGAAGGAACAACATCGATGATGAGTGATTTAATTGTCGAACAAGAAAAAGATATCTGGATGATGAAAGCTTTCTTGGGATAA
- a CDS encoding porin family protein, which translates to MNVKILLLFFLGMIGFNVNAQSNPKNPTVTGVKGGLNLSNLSAGKNTQEMKPAFHVGGFVEMPLSYYKKVALQIELLYSNQGYKGKEFEVRDEITNKVIGKNKLEDVSLHYLNVPIMIKYYIKDNIAVEVGPQIGFLMGASGSYDLYKFYESRQYFMNFSSEIERELDVNGYISSDYKKYYDKVDYGVSFGLSYNFENGIFVSGRYYLGLKDVYKADNKYSKILIPEGSPEFVINEINKLNSELEFKEAKNTLIQFSVGYRF; encoded by the coding sequence ATGAATGTAAAAATACTTTTGTTATTTTTTTTAGGTATGATTGGTTTTAATGTGAATGCGCAGTCAAATCCTAAAAATCCTACAGTAACTGGTGTTAAAGGAGGATTAAATCTGAGTAATTTATCAGCTGGTAAAAATACACAAGAAATGAAACCTGCATTTCATGTTGGTGGTTTCGTAGAGATGCCGCTGAGTTATTATAAAAAAGTGGCTTTGCAGATAGAATTACTTTACTCGAATCAAGGATACAAAGGTAAAGAGTTTGAAGTACGTGATGAAATAACAAATAAAGTCATTGGTAAAAATAAATTAGAAGACGTTTCATTACATTACTTGAACGTTCCGATTATGATTAAGTATTATATAAAGGATAATATTGCTGTTGAAGTTGGTCCACAGATTGGTTTTTTAATGGGAGCAAGCGGTTCTTATGATTTATATAAATTTTATGAATCTCGTCAGTATTTTATGAATTTTTCTTCGGAAATTGAACGTGAATTAGATGTAAATGGTTATATTAGTTCTGATTATAAAAAATATTACGACAAAGTTGATTACGGAGTTTCTTTTGGGCTTTCGTATAATTTTGAAAATGGAATTTTTGTTTCTGGGAGATATTATCTTGGTTTGAAAGATGTTTATAAGGCAGATAATAAGTATTCTAAAATCTTAATTCCAGAAGGAAGTCCAGAATTTGTTATAAACGAGATAAATAAATTAAACAGCGAATTGGAATTTAAGGAAGCAAAAAACACTTTAATTCAATTTTCTGTAGGTTATCGTTTTTAA
- a CDS encoding OmpW family outer membrane protein: MKKILLSLAVVALGYTAQAQEGYGFNQGDIMLEGSIRYSTKDNKALEIKENAFNFTPQVGYFISDKFAAGLYFDLSTTKIDNYSGTTNINKTNAFNVGVFGRYYFLELGQRFKFYGQANVGFANSKNTLELANAPKLEAKGSGVNAGLDLGVNYFVTPKIAINFAFANLVDYTTTKPKGGKAQNDFNMNINNFNNFFDAATFGLTFKF, from the coding sequence ATGAAAAAGATTTTATTATCATTGGCAGTTGTGGCTTTAGGTTATACTGCGCAAGCTCAAGAAGGTTACGGTTTCAACCAAGGAGACATTATGTTAGAAGGAAGTATTCGTTACTCAACTAAAGACAATAAAGCTCTTGAAATAAAAGAAAACGCTTTTAATTTTACTCCTCAAGTTGGATATTTCATTAGCGATAAATTTGCTGCTGGTCTTTATTTTGATTTATCAACTACTAAAATTGATAATTATTCAGGAACAACTAACATTAATAAAACAAATGCATTTAATGTAGGTGTATTCGGTCGTTATTATTTCTTAGAATTAGGACAACGTTTTAAATTCTACGGACAAGCTAATGTTGGTTTTGCAAATTCTAAAAATACACTTGAATTAGCTAATGCTCCAAAATTAGAAGCTAAAGGATCTGGTGTTAATGCTGGATTAGATTTAGGTGTGAACTATTTTGTTACTCCAAAAATCGCTATTAATTTCGCTTTCGCAAATTTAGTTGATTATACTACTACTAAACCAAAAGGTGGAAAAGCGCAAAACGATTTTAATATGAATATTAATAATTTCAATAACTTTTTTGATGCTGCAACGTTTGGTTTAACGTTCAAATTCTAA
- a CDS encoding TonB-dependent receptor plug domain-containing protein, which yields MKIKSIYTLSILLFGLVSFAQTAKIKGLVLNVNNELVSDVSINVGNESTVTNQNGFYELLVPANQEIKIYYTHLGYQTVILSQYLQTNEDKELNIRFNQKSEQLAELVIDKNTKENVQGLTVISPRVIRLIPGANAGVENILKTLPGVYSNNELSTSYAVRGGNYDENLVYVNEIEVYRPFLIRSGQQEGLSFTNTAMVSNVDFSAGGFQAKYGDKLSSVLDITYRNPTKFKAQLEASLMGGSATVDLVSNNQKWSNISGIRYRNNALLVNTQDTKAQYDPRYVDFQTLVNFNASSKWQLSFLGSISSNVYHIEPETRVTNFGTIDNPVTLLIKYEGQELDKYQTYFGAFKAAFKPNENSIYKFIASAYHTKESEYYDILASYNLAEVDRNIGSDTFDEIKYTRGLGTQLNHGRNDYDALIASAEIKGQHNVNENKIEWGIRYVSEDIRDRLLEWEVIDSAGFSLAAPILDFKNNQPYSPDVYPLEPYQSVRATNYVKINRFNAFAQWSKLTQIGEHQVWLNAGVRTQLWNVDDNGETNKTQATISPRAQFTIKPNWNTDMLFRFAVGMYHQPPNYRELRAMDGTINADLKAQQSTHFVLGNDFSFKIDDIPFKLTSELYYKNLTNVNIYTLENVRIRYMADNLGTAYVYGADFRLHGELVPGSESWLSFGYLKTEENYNDRGYIARPTDQRLKFGLLFQDYMPAIPNLKLYLNLVYNTGLPGGSPTYADPYMYQSRLKDYRRVDAGFTYVFKDEGTNSNKKWLKGFDEVSLGFEIYNLFNNQNAITKTWVRDAYSKYMYGMPNYMTQRMINVKLNMRM from the coding sequence TTGAAGATAAAATCAATTTATACCTTATCAATTCTTTTATTCGGATTGGTGTCTTTTGCTCAGACTGCAAAAATTAAAGGGTTGGTTCTTAATGTAAATAACGAATTGGTTTCTGACGTTTCCATTAATGTAGGGAATGAATCTACAGTAACTAATCAAAATGGATTTTATGAATTGTTGGTTCCAGCAAATCAAGAAATTAAAATTTATTATACGCATTTAGGTTATCAAACGGTTATTCTAAGTCAATATTTGCAAACCAATGAAGATAAAGAATTGAATATTCGCTTCAATCAAAAATCAGAACAATTAGCAGAACTGGTTATTGATAAAAATACCAAAGAAAATGTTCAAGGTTTAACGGTTATTTCGCCAAGAGTTATTCGTTTGATTCCTGGTGCAAATGCGGGTGTTGAAAATATTTTGAAAACCTTACCTGGTGTATATTCAAATAACGAGCTGAGTACATCTTATGCAGTTCGCGGAGGAAATTATGATGAAAATTTGGTTTATGTAAATGAGATTGAAGTTTATCGTCCGTTTTTGATTCGTTCAGGTCAACAAGAAGGTTTGAGTTTTACGAATACGGCAATGGTTTCTAATGTCGATTTTTCTGCTGGAGGATTTCAAGCAAAATATGGCGATAAGCTTTCGTCTGTTTTAGATATTACGTACAGAAATCCAACCAAGTTTAAAGCTCAGTTAGAAGCAAGTTTGATGGGCGGAAGTGCTACAGTTGATTTGGTTTCTAATAATCAAAAATGGAGTAATATTTCTGGAATTCGCTATAGAAATAATGCCTTACTTGTTAATACGCAAGATACAAAAGCACAATATGATCCTCGTTATGTAGATTTTCAAACGCTTGTAAATTTTAATGCTTCGTCAAAATGGCAATTGAGTTTCTTGGGAAGTATTTCATCAAATGTTTATCATATTGAGCCAGAAACCCGAGTTACTAATTTTGGTACAATTGATAACCCAGTTACCTTATTAATCAAATACGAAGGACAAGAGTTAGATAAATATCAAACCTATTTTGGAGCTTTTAAAGCAGCTTTTAAACCAAACGAAAATTCAATTTATAAGTTTATAGCTTCTGCATATCATACCAAAGAAAGTGAATATTACGATATTTTAGCTTCATATAATTTGGCAGAAGTAGATCGGAATATTGGTTCTGATACTTTTGACGAAATAAAATATACGCGTGGTTTAGGAACTCAATTGAATCACGGGCGAAATGATTATGATGCTTTAATCGCAAGTGCCGAAATTAAAGGACAACATAATGTAAATGAAAATAAAATCGAATGGGGAATTCGTTATGTATCTGAAGATATTCGAGACCGTTTATTGGAGTGGGAAGTAATTGATTCAGCAGGTTTTTCTTTAGCTGCACCAATTTTAGATTTCAAAAACAATCAACCTTATTCGCCTGATGTTTATCCATTAGAACCGTATCAAAGTGTTAGAGCAACAAATTACGTTAAAATAAATCGTTTTAATGCTTTTGCACAATGGTCAAAATTAACTCAAATAGGTGAACATCAAGTTTGGTTAAATGCTGGAGTTCGCACTCAGTTATGGAATGTTGATGATAACGGAGAAACCAATAAAACGCAGGCTACAATTAGTCCGCGTGCACAGTTTACAATAAAACCAAACTGGAATACAGATATGTTGTTTCGTTTTGCTGTTGGTATGTATCATCAACCACCAAATTATCGCGAATTACGTGCTATGGACGGAACGATAAATGCTGATTTAAAAGCGCAACAATCAACACATTTTGTTTTAGGAAACGATTTTAGTTTTAAAATTGACGACATTCCTTTCAAATTAACTTCTGAATTGTATTATAAGAATTTGACCAATGTCAATATTTACACATTAGAAAATGTTCGAATTCGATACATGGCGGATAATTTAGGAACCGCTTATGTTTATGGTGCAGATTTTCGTTTACATGGCGAATTGGTTCCTGGTTCAGAATCTTGGCTTTCATTCGGTTATCTAAAAACAGAAGAAAATTACAACGACCGTGGTTATATTGCTAGACCAACAGATCAACGCTTGAAATTTGGGTTGTTATTTCAGGATTATATGCCAGCAATTCCAAACCTTAAATTGTATTTAAATTTAGTTTATAATACAGGTCTACCAGGTGGTTCGCCTACATATGCGGATCCATATATGTACCAATCAAGATTGAAAGATTATAGACGTGTTGACGCTGGTTTCACTTATGTATTCAAAGATGAAGGAACAAATTCTAATAAAAAATGGTTAAAAGGATTTGATGAAGTTTCTTTAGGATTTGAAATTTATAATTTGTTCAATAATCAAAACGCAATTACAAAAACTTGGGTTCGTGACGCATATTCTAAGTATATGTACGGAATGCCAAATTATATGACGCAAAGAATGATTAATGTAAAATTAAATATGAGAATGTAA
- a CDS encoding IS1595-like element ISBbi1 family transposase — MNIFSFTAHFGSEEDCRLHFKEQRDKEGVVCKRCGGTSHYWLQGKWSYECKGCRFRTSLRSGTIMESSKLPFLVWYKTMFLMSCTKKGFSTNELQKQLGLKRYEPVWAMVHKLRRAMGNRDARYTLEGMIELDEGYFSVASKEIERGKGTRGRGAEGKQNVAVMAESTPLEDIETGKKEKHVRYFKARVLDSHQSEGINGVVRDCMEDDAIVFSDKSTSYVDISDLVELHVTEKSDAKTTKETLKWVHIAISNAKRTLLGNYHKIKRKYLQLYLNEFIYKLNRRYFGDKLFDRLVIANITGA, encoded by the coding sequence ATGAACATATTCAGTTTTACGGCTCATTTCGGTTCGGAGGAAGATTGTCGTTTGCATTTCAAGGAGCAGCGTGATAAGGAAGGGGTTGTCTGCAAGCGATGCGGGGGCACTTCCCATTATTGGTTACAGGGTAAATGGAGTTATGAATGCAAAGGTTGCCGTTTCCGCACCTCGTTGCGCAGCGGTACGATCATGGAGAGCTCCAAGCTGCCGTTTCTGGTGTGGTACAAAACGATGTTCCTGATGAGTTGCACAAAAAAGGGATTCTCCACCAACGAACTCCAGAAGCAATTAGGATTGAAGCGTTACGAACCGGTATGGGCGATGGTACACAAACTCCGCAGGGCGATGGGCAACCGGGATGCAAGGTATACACTGGAAGGGATGATAGAACTGGATGAGGGTTACTTTTCGGTGGCCAGTAAGGAAATCGAGCGAGGCAAGGGTACACGTGGCCGGGGAGCCGAGGGAAAGCAGAACGTTGCGGTGATGGCCGAAAGCACCCCGTTGGAAGATATCGAAACGGGCAAAAAGGAGAAGCATGTGCGTTATTTCAAGGCCAGGGTACTGGATAGCCATCAAAGTGAAGGAATCAACGGCGTGGTCAGGGACTGCATGGAGGATGATGCCATCGTATTTTCGGACAAAAGCACTTCTTACGTTGACATCTCCGATCTGGTGGAATTGCACGTCACCGAGAAATCAGACGCCAAAACCACCAAGGAAACACTCAAATGGGTGCATATCGCAATCAGTAATGCAAAACGGACATTGCTGGGCAACTACCATAAAATCAAAAGGAAATACTTACAGTTGTATCTCAACGAGTTTATTTACAAATTAAACAGACGGTATTTTGGAGACAAACTCTTTGACAGACTAGTAATTGCGAATATAACAGGTGCATAA
- a CDS encoding cell division protein ZapA: protein MEEKLKIKISIADRVYPLTVESNLEEGLRSASKKIENMIKLYEENYAVRDKQDVLAMCALQFASAQENQKIHSTEEYEDAILRLKKINEKIDFVLNKNI from the coding sequence ATGGAAGAGAAATTAAAAATAAAAATTTCAATTGCAGATAGAGTTTATCCATTAACGGTAGAATCTAACTTGGAAGAAGGTTTAAGATCCGCTTCTAAAAAAATTGAAAACATGATCAAACTATATGAAGAAAATTATGCCGTACGCGACAAACAAGATGTTTTAGCAATGTGTGCACTTCAATTTGCTTCAGCACAAGAAAATCAAAAGATTCATAGTACAGAAGAGTACGAAGATGCTATATTGAGATTGAAAAAGATTAATGAAAAAATAGATTTTGTTTTGAACAAAAATATTTAA
- the xerA gene encoding site-specific tyrosine recombinase/integron integrase translates to MAQNTISSYLFDVYKFQNFLKFQHKQIDFLQVNESDVREFIYSISEFIAPSTQSRIISGLKGFYDFLVLEKYISQNPVLFIDIPKQGRKVPDFLAIEEIDKMISNINLSTDEGNRNKAILETLYGCGLRVSELVDLKISDLFFEEGFIRVTGKGSKQRFIPIANQTIKWICIYKDEIRNHLKIDSKDEDVLFLNRRGKQLTRAMIFTIVKDLASLSNIQKKVSPHTFRHSFATHLLENGADLRSIQAMLGHESITTTEIYMHVDRSRLKEVIDQHHPWSDLNKKK, encoded by the coding sequence ATGGCTCAAAATACCATATCGAGCTATCTTTTTGATGTTTATAAATTTCAGAATTTTTTAAAATTTCAACACAAACAAATCGATTTTTTACAAGTTAATGAGAGTGATGTACGAGAATTTATTTATTCAATTTCTGAATTTATTGCTCCTTCAACACAATCGAGAATTATTTCTGGATTAAAAGGTTTTTATGATTTTTTAGTGTTGGAAAAATACATCAGCCAAAATCCGGTTTTGTTTATTGATATTCCTAAGCAAGGTCGTAAAGTGCCTGATTTTTTAGCTATTGAAGAAATCGATAAGATGATTTCTAATATCAATTTAAGTACAGATGAAGGAAATCGAAATAAAGCGATCTTAGAAACTCTTTATGGATGTGGTTTGCGTGTTAGTGAATTGGTTGATTTAAAAATTTCAGATTTGTTTTTTGAAGAAGGTTTTATTCGTGTTACAGGAAAAGGAAGTAAGCAAAGGTTTATTCCGATTGCCAATCAAACCATAAAATGGATTTGTATTTATAAAGACGAAATTCGTAATCATTTAAAGATTGATTCAAAAGATGAAGATGTTTTATTTTTGAATCGTAGGGGTAAACAATTAACCCGTGCAATGATTTTTACTATAGTTAAAGATTTGGCAAGCTTATCAAATATTCAAAAAAAAGTTAGTCCGCATACATTTAGACATTCATTTGCAACCCATCTTCTTGAAAATGGCGCAGATTTACGTTCTATTCAAGCAATGCTCGGACATGAATCGATTACTACTACAGAAATTTATATGCACGTTGATCGTTCGAGATTAAAAGAAGTAATTGATCAGCATCATCCTTGGTCTGATTTGAATAAAAAAAAATAG